The Candidatus Baltobacteraceae bacterium DNA segment ACTCCGGCTCGATCCGCGTTTTGCAGGAGCGCACCGCCTCGCGGATTCTGCTGGCCGCCATGCTCGTAGCGGCGGCGACGGTGCTATCCGTGCTGCACGCGATGCATAAGGGCGCGGCGTTGCGCGAAGTGCTTAAGATCGTCGAGTACATCGTGCTCTTCGCCACGGTATATGTTGCGTATCGCTTCGAGCCGAATCGCGATCTCGTACGCGCGGCGGCGATCGGCGTGACGATCGTCGTGGCGTTGGCGGCGCTCTCGCAGGAGATCATCGGCGCACCCTCCGGACTCTTCATCAACGGACATCCGATTCCGCGCATCGCCGGACCGCTCGAAGGGCCGAATCAACTCGCAGGCTATTTCGATATCTCGATTCCGCTGCTCTTCGCGTATTGCATCGAGCGCTCCGAACCGTACGTGCATCTCGCGCTCGCGCTCGCGGTCTTCGCCGATCTGCTCACCTTCTCGCGCAGCGGCGCGATTGCGGCGCTCATCGCCATCGCGATCGTTGCGATCGTTTGGCGCAAGCGCGAACTGCGCGACGCCTTCGTGTATACGGGCGTCGGGCTTGCATGCGGCGCCGGCGTCGCGCTCATCTGGGGCATCATCGCGCACTCCGGCGCCGTCGCGCGTTTCTTGACGCTTAAGGAATCGCACTACGCCGGCGGGGTCGGCACGCGATCCCAGCTTTGGCCGGCGGCGATCAAACTGTGGCTGCGGCATCCAATTTTCGGCGTCGGAGCCGGTAATTTCGAACTCGAGCTTCCGCTCGTCGGCTTGCACGGAATTCGCACGCACGCAAATAGTTTGTACTTGCAAGCGCTCGTTGAAGGCGGTTTGCCGCAGATCGCGGCCACGCTGTTTCTGGTCTACACCTCGATCGCGGCCTTTTTCCGCGAGCGCGGACAGTCGGCGCTGGTGCTCGGCGCGTTCGCGGCGTCGATCGCGCTGGCCGTTCACCAGATCGACGACTACCTGATCTTCTATCCGAAGATCGGCGGGTGGTGGTGGATCGTGCTCGCGCTCGGCGCAGCGGAGCTGGCTCACGCGAGGCGAACCGCTCCCGAATGCGCGTAATCGCGGGCGTTCCGCTCGCCTTCGCAATCGGCGCGATCGGCTGCCGGCTCTGGCTGCAGCTGCCGCCCAAATCCATCGCGACCGACCTCGCGCAGCCCGTGCCGGTGGTGACGTATTGGCACTCGTTCGGCGCGGTGATGTGGCTCGCGCTCTTCATCGCGGTCGCGATTGGAGGCGTCGCCTACGCGCTCGCGTTGCGGCGCGCGCTGCAATCGATCGATTCCACACCGCACCGCACGCTGCGCGCGATCGTTGTGGCGAGCGCTGCGGCGCTGGCTGCGGCGCTGCTCTTTCCCGTGCTTTTTTCGAGCGACGTCTATGCGTATGGCGCGTACGGGGCGATGGCGCTGCACGGATTCGATCCCTACGCGCATCACGTGCTTCACCTGCGCGATCCGCTCATTCGCGCGGCGATTTGGCAATGGAGCAATCCGCCGCCGGTCTGCGTGTACGGTCCGGCGTTCGTGCTGCTGGCGCGCGAGATCGTCGGCGCGTTGGCTTCGCTCGGCGTTGCGGCGCAGCTGCTCGGGCTGCGCGTCGTCGCCTCGCTTGCGCTCGTTGCATGCGGACCGCTGCTCTACGCGGCGTTACGCGGATTTCCAACGCCGCAACGCCTGGCCGCGGCGATCGGCATCGCGCTCAACCCGATCGCGATCTGGGTCTGCGCCGAAGGACATAACGACGCGCTGATGCTCGCGGTCGTGCTCGCCGGCATCGTGGTGGTGCGGCGCGGACATCCCGCACTCGGTGCGTTCGTTATCGCGTGCTCGGCAATGATCAAGGCGCCCGGCATCGCCGCCGCCGCCGTACTCGCGGCGTACACCTGGCCAACGCGCTCGCGATTCGTGCGCGTGATTGCGGGTGCCGCACTCGGCACCGCGGTTACCGCGCTCGTCGCGCTGCCGTTCGAATGGGGC contains these protein-coding regions:
- a CDS encoding O-antigen ligase family protein, with the translated sequence MHLHPVVDQTIQSVPLGPLAAIVYVAVLVGAVFMTKRRPIVGVCLLVVLQPFAYYANIFGTTITLPKVALVGVLLGCVSYSGSIRVLQERTASRILLAAMLVAAATVLSVLHAMHKGAALREVLKIVEYIVLFATVYVAYRFEPNRDLVRAAAIGVTIVVALAALSQEIIGAPSGLFINGHPIPRIAGPLEGPNQLAGYFDISIPLLFAYCIERSEPYVHLALALAVFADLLTFSRSGAIAALIAIAIVAIVWRKRELRDAFVYTGVGLACGAGVALIWGIIAHSGAVARFLTLKESHYAGGVGTRSQLWPAAIKLWLRHPIFGVGAGNFELELPLVGLHGIRTHANSLYLQALVEGGLPQIAATLFLVYTSIAAFFRERGQSALVLGAFAASIALAVHQIDDYLIFYPKIGGWWWIVLALGAAELAHARRTAPECA